In Mastigocladopsis repens PCC 10914, a single window of DNA contains:
- a CDS encoding DUF1565 domain-containing protein, with protein MAVLGASPDAAIAQMPRTTDAGQLGVKTMSQVNVLFVNPSVGDDKVGNGDEGTPFKTITQALQIAGSNTVIMLSSGTYSAETGENFPLILKPTVSIQGESRSKGRGIVIQGGGAYLSRIFGGQNVTIVGANQAKLSGVTVTNTNPRGYGLWIEHSHPVVVENIFTGSTQDGIAVTGNSAPTIRSNFFYQNGANGITISGNSRPEVRENVFQQTGFGINITQNAQPMVIGNSIQYNRSGIVVQANARPILRNNLIQGSKEDGLVAISQAMPNLGIASNPGGNQFRNNARYDINASAAKQVFPAFGNTLANNRINGKVDFTGTTAIADAGTGGLGGEDLGTRRRGNSLANLTASPSNASGQLNSQLQPLLPVTSSLSATTVNQKQPFPRNPGLPTPNRSIGYGGQSFTRRPTTRQNPPSARSIQPPVDTSNTSQQANYVSISSNTIEFTAPQAAGNTLDTRTQGRRDAVNSQQLSPRPPLFASGRQVPQRNATSYDQVAPVPVQRAQSQGQSSLPTLEAAPVGDAALLPVPNSNIPLGNTGNMRQVPVTQSSPTTAYIGSPSQSPAGVGQINLRYRVMVEVENEREQELVQFLAPSAFRTVWRGKGVMQVGVFSTRYNADSILKILNNNGLKAVVEPIN; from the coding sequence ATGGCAGTGCTTGGCGCAAGCCCTGATGCCGCCATTGCTCAGATGCCCAGAACAACAGATGCAGGGCAGCTCGGTGTCAAAACAATGTCTCAGGTTAACGTACTTTTTGTCAACCCAAGTGTCGGAGATGACAAAGTAGGCAATGGTGATGAAGGCACTCCTTTTAAAACCATCACTCAGGCGCTACAAATCGCTGGTTCCAACACAGTTATTATGCTCTCAAGCGGCACTTACAGTGCCGAAACTGGGGAGAATTTTCCTTTGATACTCAAGCCCACTGTTTCAATTCAAGGGGAATCGCGCAGTAAAGGTCGTGGTATTGTGATCCAAGGAGGAGGTGCTTACCTCAGTCGCATCTTTGGCGGTCAGAATGTCACTATTGTGGGCGCAAACCAAGCGAAGTTGAGTGGTGTAACGGTGACTAATACCAACCCTCGTGGTTACGGTTTATGGATTGAACACTCTCATCCAGTGGTTGTGGAAAATATTTTTACTGGCAGTACCCAAGATGGGATTGCCGTCACTGGCAACAGTGCGCCCACCATCCGTAGTAATTTCTTTTATCAGAATGGGGCGAATGGAATCACAATTTCCGGGAATTCCCGACCTGAGGTGCGGGAAAATGTATTTCAACAAACGGGCTTTGGCATTAATATTACCCAAAATGCCCAGCCGATGGTGATTGGCAATTCTATCCAATATAACAGAAGTGGTATTGTCGTACAAGCCAATGCTCGTCCAATATTACGAAACAATTTAATTCAGGGTAGCAAAGAAGATGGGTTGGTGGCCATTTCCCAAGCGATGCCAAATTTAGGCATTGCCTCGAACCCGGGCGGTAATCAGTTTCGCAACAATGCTCGCTACGACATTAACGCCAGCGCTGCCAAGCAAGTCTTTCCTGCTTTTGGCAACACCCTTGCCAATAACCGCATCAATGGCAAGGTAGATTTTACTGGTACAACCGCAATAGCGGACGCAGGAACGGGGGGACTCGGAGGCGAGGACTTAGGGACACGAAGACGTGGAAACTCTTTAGCAAACCTGACTGCGTCTCCCAGCAATGCTTCTGGACAATTGAACAGCCAACTGCAGCCATTATTGCCTGTCACTTCATCACTTTCTGCAACTACGGTTAATCAAAAACAACCCTTCCCTCGCAATCCTGGGTTGCCAACTCCTAACAGATCAATAGGATATGGCGGACAATCTTTTACGAGAAGACCAACGACTCGGCAAAATCCCCCAAGTGCAAGGTCAATTCAACCACCAGTAGATACATCTAATACATCACAACAAGCAAACTATGTGAGTATTTCTTCTAATACTATAGAATTTACTGCACCCCAAGCAGCAGGTAACACTCTTGATACAAGAACCCAGGGACGCAGGGACGCGGTGAATTCACAGCAACTTTCTCCACGTCCTCCCCTCTTCGCATCTGGGCGTCAAGTACCACAACGGAATGCAACTTCATATGACCAAGTCGCACCAGTACCCGTACAAAGAGCGCAAAGTCAAGGACAGTCGTCTTTACCAACACTAGAAGCTGCTCCCGTCGGTGACGCAGCTCTTTTGCCCGTTCCCAATTCCAATATCCCCTTGGGCAATACTGGCAATATGCGACAAGTGCCAGTAACTCAAAGTTCTCCGACTACAGCATATATCGGAAGTCCATCCCAATCGCCTGCGGGAGTTGGTCAAATCAATTTACGTTATCGAGTGATGGTAGAAGTGGAAAATGAAAGGGAGCAGGAGTTAGTCCAATTCCTTGCCCCTAGTGCTTTTCGTACTGTCTGGCGTGGTAAGGGAGTGATGCAAGTAGGTGTCTTCAGCACTCGCTATAACGCCGATAGCATATTAAAAATACTCAATAATAACGGTTTAAAAGCTGTGGTTGAGCCAATTAATTGA
- a CDS encoding gamma carbonic anhydrase family protein, which translates to MQNIHSNILATFNQTEAIPEIDPTAYIHPLAAVIGNVHLGKEVMVAPAASVRGDEGQPIWVGNGVNVQDGVVIHALETHVNGELVPEAVVEVEGNLYGVYISDRVSLAHQCQVHGPAKIGTDTFIGMQALVFRAEIGKNCVLEPKALVMGVNVPDGRYVPAGSVIRTQEDADNLPLITPDYALKGLNHAVVHVNVQLANGYRQKALEVISNNEEWSVAIPQAV; encoded by the coding sequence ATGCAAAATATTCACTCCAACATTCTCGCAACTTTTAATCAAACAGAAGCGATACCTGAAATTGACCCAACGGCGTATATTCACCCCCTAGCAGCTGTCATTGGCAATGTCCATCTAGGCAAAGAGGTGATGGTTGCCCCAGCAGCTTCTGTACGCGGCGATGAAGGGCAACCCATCTGGGTGGGTAATGGTGTGAATGTTCAAGATGGCGTTGTCATTCATGCCTTGGAAACTCATGTAAACGGTGAGTTGGTGCCGGAGGCTGTTGTCGAAGTCGAAGGTAATCTCTACGGTGTTTACATCAGCGATCGCGTTTCCCTAGCCCATCAGTGTCAAGTGCATGGTCCAGCGAAAATTGGTACTGACACCTTTATTGGTATGCAAGCACTAGTTTTCCGCGCTGAGATTGGCAAGAACTGTGTTTTAGAGCCAAAAGCCTTAGTGATGGGCGTGAATGTTCCCGATGGGCGATACGTTCCTGCTGGTTCTGTGATCAGAACCCAAGAAGACGCAGATAATTTGCCTCTGATTACCCCCGATTACGCCCTCAAAGGGCTTAATCATGCAGTAGTACACGTCAATGTCCAGTTGGCTAACGGCTATCGGCAAAAAGCATTGGAAGTCATTTCTAACAACGAGGAGTGGTCAGTAGCGATACCCCAAGCAGTGTAA
- a CDS encoding Mo-dependent nitrogenase C-terminal domain-containing protein, producing the protein MSSLNQIHFVSRPLTLVQQWLDTREIQNPNVARLLCKIIPAQCPFERNIKLFSHVVFHIPPLCHINPLYDQLVGLRFRCLSYLADECGEDVTIYC; encoded by the coding sequence ATGTCAAGCTTAAATCAGATTCATTTTGTGAGCCGTCCACTCACTCTGGTGCAACAGTGGCTTGATACCCGAGAGATTCAAAATCCCAACGTGGCTCGGTTGCTGTGCAAAATCATCCCTGCTCAATGTCCTTTTGAGCGGAACATCAAACTTTTTAGCCACGTTGTATTTCACATTCCACCCCTGTGCCATATCAACCCTCTCTACGACCAGCTAGTTGGTCTTCGCTTCCGGTGTCTATCTTATCTTGCAGATGAATGTGGTGAGGATGTAACAATCTATTGCTGA
- a CDS encoding bestrophin family protein has product MYTGEQLHWLQVIFRLKISVIRAILPWILLCGGYGFLVSLLYYFGFFASIDFSKVFPQVLLTLNIVLSLLLAFRTNSAHDRFWEGRKLWGALVNTVRNLTRGIWIIVSEDGPKDKAYKEAVLGLVVAFTFAMKLHLRREPVSYELASLMSPEQYSKLKQTNHPPLEIAFWIGDFLQAQYEQNNINIFQMNSLQELLDDMVDILGGCERILKTPMPLIYTITLKLLLTIYFLLLPLQMVGGLSWWTGPIVAFISFILLGIDEIGAEIEEPFGHDPNDLPLDLICATMLRNVEELITFERQNSSWVKAPLLGNYDPQELG; this is encoded by the coding sequence ATCTACACAGGTGAGCAATTACACTGGCTTCAAGTAATTTTTAGACTTAAGATCTCAGTTATAAGGGCAATTTTGCCTTGGATACTCCTATGCGGTGGATATGGTTTTTTAGTTTCACTGTTGTACTATTTCGGATTCTTTGCCTCAATTGACTTCAGCAAAGTCTTTCCCCAGGTTCTTTTGACTCTCAATATAGTCCTGAGTTTGCTATTAGCTTTTAGAACGAATTCAGCACACGACCGATTTTGGGAAGGTCGGAAATTGTGGGGAGCTTTAGTCAATACTGTCCGTAACTTAACCCGTGGGATCTGGATCATAGTTAGTGAGGATGGGCCGAAAGATAAAGCATACAAAGAGGCAGTACTGGGACTAGTAGTGGCTTTTACATTTGCAATGAAGTTGCATCTGCGACGGGAACCTGTCAGCTATGAGTTAGCATCATTGATGTCGCCAGAGCAATACTCCAAGCTTAAACAAACTAATCATCCTCCACTAGAGATTGCCTTCTGGATTGGGGATTTCTTACAAGCTCAGTATGAGCAGAACAACATAAATATTTTCCAGATGAATTCCTTACAAGAGTTGCTCGACGATATGGTAGATATTTTAGGCGGTTGTGAGCGAATTCTAAAAACACCAATGCCCTTGATATACACCATTACCCTTAAGCTATTGCTGACAATTTATTTCTTGTTATTGCCCTTACAAATGGTCGGCGGTTTGAGTTGGTGGACAGGTCCGATAGTAGCCTTTATAAGCTTCATCTTGCTTGGTATTGATGAGATTGGGGCTGAAATCGAAGAGCCTTTCGGTCACGACCCAAATGACTTACCTTTGGATCTAATTTGCGCTACGATGCTCCGTAATGTTGAGGAGTTAATCACTTTTGAAAGGCAAAATTCCTCTTGGGTTAAAGCACCATTATTAGGGAATTACGATCCTCAGGAATTAGGATGA
- a CDS encoding response regulator has translation MDTRSRNGDKFHKGAMNSSLYQSVDALLARRNDTPLIRDFDASKQAELFVTLKQLQFSGQLVLTDVMGRGWVFYLHRGFIVYVAGGDHPVRRWKRNSAIYLPEQPSAISALQYELANTDCEDFGDCWQYQLLCLWVEQQKITTEQAGRVVWSTIVEVLFDITQVNQVTCELRPNISLPKRLVLIDAGQAVAEADRLWQVWKAAKVADCFPNKMPAISQAGELQQRISSSVYQTLNQLFEQQQTLREMALEMKQDVLTLTRSLLPYLQSGLVELRTITDLPGPIFASPTQPEIREPLIACLDDNPWVCQEMEKILTAANYRFVGLNDPLRAIGVLLALKPDLVFLDLMMPNTNGYEICGKLRKLSCFRHTPIIILTGNDGVIDRVRAKMVGSSDFLSKETVDTKQVMGVINKHLKQIHLA, from the coding sequence ATGGATACCAGATCAAGAAATGGCGACAAATTTCATAAAGGTGCTATGAATAGCAGTCTCTACCAATCAGTTGATGCCCTACTTGCTCGGAGAAATGACACTCCCCTAATTAGGGATTTTGACGCTTCAAAGCAGGCTGAACTGTTTGTAACATTGAAGCAGCTTCAGTTCAGCGGTCAACTTGTGTTGACCGATGTCATGGGACGAGGATGGGTTTTCTATCTGCATCGCGGTTTTATTGTATATGTTGCGGGTGGAGATCATCCAGTGAGGCGATGGAAGAGAAATTCAGCAATCTATCTGCCTGAGCAACCTAGTGCTATTTCAGCACTACAATATGAATTAGCTAATACGGATTGTGAAGATTTTGGTGACTGTTGGCAGTACCAACTATTGTGTTTGTGGGTAGAGCAACAAAAAATCACCACCGAGCAAGCTGGCAGGGTCGTTTGGTCTACCATTGTTGAGGTGTTGTTTGATATCACGCAAGTAAACCAGGTGACTTGTGAACTTAGACCGAATATTTCGTTGCCTAAGAGACTTGTTTTGATAGATGCAGGGCAAGCTGTTGCAGAAGCGGATCGGCTTTGGCAAGTTTGGAAGGCTGCAAAAGTTGCTGATTGCTTCCCCAATAAGATGCCTGCCATCAGTCAAGCGGGGGAACTGCAACAGCGAATCTCCAGCTCGGTCTACCAAACGCTAAACCAACTTTTCGAGCAACAGCAGACCCTGCGTGAAATGGCACTGGAGATGAAGCAGGACGTGTTGACCCTCACTCGTTCACTGTTGCCCTATCTTCAATCAGGGTTAGTTGAATTAAGAACTATTACCGACCTACCGGGTCCAATTTTTGCATCACCGACGCAACCAGAGATTCGCGAACCCTTAATTGCCTGTTTGGATGACAATCCTTGGGTTTGCCAAGAGATGGAAAAAATTCTCACAGCAGCCAACTATCGGTTTGTTGGTCTGAACGATCCTCTGCGGGCGATCGGCGTTTTGTTGGCGCTTAAGCCGGATCTTGTCTTTCTCGATTTGATGATGCCGAATACAAACGGATATGAAATTTGCGGCAAGTTACGCAAACTTTCTTGCTTCCGCCATACGCCAATTATTATTTTGACGGGAAATGATGGGGTCATCGACCGAGTTAGAGCTAAGATGGTTGGCTCTTCAGATTTTCTCAGTAAAGAAACAGTTGATACCAAACAAGTCATGGGTGTCATCAATAAACACCTCAAACAGATTCATCTGGCTTAA
- a CDS encoding response regulator transcription factor: MNIAPATEDSSSDQTVALVVDDSPPAREVITQYLHQSGFRVLTASNGEEAIEQISKYKPNIIILDVVLPGRSGFALCRDFKATAETTNIPIILCSIKKTSADRFWGLKQGADAYLSKPIAEEELLSAIKNCLAVKSDS, from the coding sequence ATGAATATTGCCCCGGCTACTGAGGATTCCTCGAGCGATCAAACTGTTGCCTTGGTAGTTGATGATTCCCCACCTGCACGAGAAGTGATTACGCAGTATTTGCATCAATCCGGTTTTCGTGTTTTGACAGCTAGTAACGGGGAAGAAGCAATAGAACAAATCAGTAAATATAAACCTAATATTATCATTCTAGATGTTGTACTACCGGGTCGAAGCGGTTTTGCCCTTTGTCGAGATTTCAAGGCGACTGCCGAGACAACTAACATTCCCATTATCCTATGCTCAATAAAAAAAACAAGTGCTGATCGATTCTGGGGATTAAAGCAGGGAGCAGATGCCTACTTATCTAAGCCAATCGCTGAGGAAGAACTGCTCAGCGCTATCAAGAATTGTTTGGCTGTTAAGTCCGATAGTTAA
- a CDS encoding chemotaxis protein CheW produces MASESILTTDSLASSTVLSSAKAAEQFLRFQLVPEIAALLPISQLIEVLTIPVGQITPIPQIPAWVMGAYNWRGEVLWMIDLPHLIGFTPWHQQGMSATYTAVVLRVCSRNTLDTNAGNQQMIGLVINRAEMIEWCDPDLLESPSSDVVAPQLVPFLRGYQLKSNGERLAVLDDEFIVSAISQL; encoded by the coding sequence ATGGCGTCTGAGTCTATACTCACAACAGACTCTTTAGCATCATCAACCGTCCTATCCTCCGCAAAGGCAGCAGAGCAGTTTTTACGGTTTCAGCTTGTGCCTGAAATAGCGGCATTGCTGCCAATTTCTCAGCTCATTGAGGTGCTGACAATCCCTGTGGGTCAGATTACACCAATTCCTCAGATCCCTGCTTGGGTGATGGGCGCTTATAACTGGCGGGGTGAAGTGCTCTGGATGATTGATCTGCCTCACTTAATAGGGTTCACTCCCTGGCATCAACAGGGCATGAGTGCAACCTATACCGCAGTTGTACTGCGTGTCTGTTCTAGGAATACACTAGACACCAATGCTGGAAACCAGCAGATGATAGGGCTGGTGATAAACCGAGCAGAAATGATCGAGTGGTGCGACCCAGATCTACTTGAATCTCCATCGTCCGATGTCGTCGCCCCGCAGTTGGTGCCGTTTTTGCGCGGATACCAATTGAAATCTAATGGTGAACGGTTAGCCGTTTTGGATGATGAATTCATTGTTAGCGCTATATCCCAGTTATAA
- a CDS encoding methyl-accepting chemotaxis protein has protein sequence MAQKYLESLMRDSQKANTSRNSFRTRHPSRQWWKASWWQELRLPKLRLPKSLPTKVTALAIAIGVIPVATIGGITYILASRSLTRQIIAEQESRILGVRGGISATINRFVEDAEAIAKSSLLTDSQQLNSTVSDSAFVTSHLTRTTTQEQKISLLDSFIEASNGKYDSIAVVDITGKLLFQSHSSRHLNPHENYSDREYFQRAIATQSPAINNPNTTVSSGRSHLEVAAPIKQVGTGEVLGIVLVQMSSEHLGEIFKSVQDISWEYEMVDPDGQIFAASEADLLGHSAELDYEGFTESWAQVLEEVHRNSVVSRIAMDRNDQEEVLVSFTSITDLKGVPEPGWAVGIARPTEEAFVPLVKLRLILLIGIGAAALLIGAIAAILANRATRPLLAATFAVEKMGQGNLNTRLDVQGEDELAMLCRTINKMAAQIQQFVQEKELLQKRVFELLVEVDPVSKGDLTVYAHVTDDEVGTVADSYNYVIESLRKIVMQVQTATNQVEATANNSEGLVQTLVEGALQQSEKIMTAMQRIQAMSDSIHAVAMNAKTAEATVQQATETVELENELMNLTVDGIVAIRETVAETGKKVKYLGESSQKISTVVSLIKNFAEQTNVLALNASIEAARAGEEGRGFAIVAEEIRDLAQQSAKATDDIEKLISSIQRATGEVVAAMEVGTEQVVSGTKLVDETLFGLNEIVTANAQIHQVVEAIVQATVEQTQNSEIVTKTIAEVATIAENTATSATNVSASFEELVAVAKVLQGSVSKFKVQ, from the coding sequence ATGGCTCAGAAATATCTTGAGTCTTTGATGCGTGACTCCCAAAAAGCGAATACCAGTAGAAACTCATTCAGGACTCGACACCCTTCTCGCCAATGGTGGAAAGCAAGTTGGTGGCAGGAGTTACGTTTACCAAAACTGAGGCTACCAAAGAGTTTGCCAACAAAAGTAACAGCTTTGGCAATTGCCATCGGTGTGATTCCGGTAGCAACCATTGGAGGTATCACTTATATCTTGGCGAGTCGCTCTCTGACAAGGCAAATTATTGCAGAGCAAGAAAGCCGTATCCTTGGCGTGAGAGGCGGAATTAGCGCTACCATCAATCGATTCGTTGAAGACGCTGAAGCAATAGCTAAGTCGTCCTTGCTGACAGATTCACAACAGTTAAACTCAACGGTTTCAGACTCGGCTTTTGTGACATCGCATCTGACCAGAACAACCACACAAGAGCAAAAGATAAGTCTACTGGACAGTTTTATTGAGGCTAGCAACGGGAAATACGACAGTATTGCCGTAGTTGACATAACGGGCAAATTACTGTTTCAGTCCCATTCATCGCGGCACTTGAACCCCCATGAGAACTATAGTGACCGAGAGTACTTTCAACGTGCGATCGCAACTCAGTCCCCAGCCATTAACAACCCGAACACGACTGTATCATCAGGCAGAAGTCACTTGGAAGTAGCTGCACCCATTAAACAGGTTGGAACGGGTGAAGTCCTTGGCATTGTTCTGGTTCAAATGTCATCAGAGCATCTGGGCGAAATCTTCAAATCTGTTCAAGACATCAGTTGGGAATATGAGATGGTTGATCCTGATGGGCAGATTTTTGCTGCTTCGGAAGCAGATTTGCTCGGTCACTCGGCTGAACTAGATTATGAGGGATTTACTGAGTCCTGGGCACAAGTCTTGGAAGAAGTACATAGAAATTCAGTAGTCAGCCGAATTGCCATGGATAGGAATGACCAGGAAGAAGTCCTGGTCAGTTTCACAAGCATAACAGACTTAAAGGGGGTACCAGAGCCAGGGTGGGCAGTCGGTATTGCCCGCCCTACGGAGGAAGCCTTCGTTCCTTTGGTGAAACTACGCCTCATTCTACTCATTGGAATAGGAGCAGCAGCCCTACTGATAGGGGCAATTGCGGCTATCCTAGCGAATCGGGCTACCCGTCCCCTCTTGGCTGCAACCTTCGCCGTGGAGAAAATGGGTCAAGGAAACTTGAATACCCGTCTGGATGTACAAGGGGAAGATGAGCTGGCCATGCTGTGTCGCACCATCAATAAGATGGCAGCGCAAATACAGCAGTTCGTGCAAGAGAAAGAACTATTGCAAAAACGGGTGTTCGAGTTACTGGTGGAAGTAGATCCTGTCAGTAAAGGAGATCTGACAGTCTACGCCCATGTGACGGACGATGAAGTTGGTACGGTCGCTGACTCTTATAACTACGTGATTGAAAGCTTGCGGAAGATTGTCATGCAAGTTCAAACCGCAACCAACCAAGTAGAAGCAACCGCAAACAACAGTGAGGGCCTGGTTCAAACATTAGTCGAAGGCGCTTTGCAGCAGTCAGAGAAAATTATGACAGCCATGCAGCGGATTCAAGCGATGTCTGACTCAATCCACGCAGTCGCCATGAACGCTAAAACAGCAGAAGCAACAGTTCAACAAGCTACTGAAACCGTTGAACTAGAAAATGAGCTGATGAACTTAACAGTAGATGGGATTGTGGCGATTCGAGAAACAGTAGCAGAAACAGGTAAAAAGGTCAAGTACCTAGGGGAGTCTTCCCAAAAGATATCTACCGTGGTGAGCCTGATTAAGAATTTTGCGGAGCAAACAAACGTTTTGGCGCTCAATGCGTCCATCGAAGCTGCTCGCGCTGGCGAAGAAGGTCGAGGCTTCGCGATCGTTGCGGAGGAAATCCGAGATCTAGCCCAGCAATCGGCAAAAGCCACCGATGATATCGAAAAGCTGATATCCAGCATTCAGCGGGCAACTGGTGAAGTGGTTGCTGCGATGGAAGTCGGGACTGAACAGGTCGTGTCTGGAACCAAATTGGTAGATGAAACGCTTTTTGGGTTAAACGAAATCGTCACAGCCAATGCTCAAATCCATCAAGTAGTGGAAGCGATCGTCCAGGCAACAGTTGAGCAAACTCAAAACTCTGAGATCGTCACCAAAACGATAGCAGAGGTGGCTACAATCGCGGAAAACACGGCAACTTCAGCTACCAATGTGTCGGCTTCCTTTGAGGAACTGGTCGCAGTCGCCAAAGTGCTGCAAGGGAGTGTCAGCAAGTTTAAAGTACAGTAG